From Candidatus Manganitrophus morganii, the proteins below share one genomic window:
- a CDS encoding alcohol dehydrogenase catalytic domain-containing protein, with the protein MKAITVEPKKPGTARFEEIPEPDAGEGSVLVEAVAVGVCGTDVEIVEGKYGWAPPGKTRLVLGHESLGRIIDPGASRSLKKGDLVVGVVRRPDPVPCPNCAVGESDMCRNSQYTERGIKEIDGFMSERWRIEPEYVMKIDPSLGILGVLIEPTTVITKALEQVVTIGQRSFWEPKTALVTGAGPKGRRGRHPLPCRSRIGRDRDPGRRRCRGGGGPEEQCDRRQRECEQAPLVQSIQSAGSRGPEVAEPPDYTP; encoded by the coding sequence ATGAAAGCGATTACCGTAGAGCCTAAAAAGCCCGGAACCGCCCGGTTCGAAGAGATTCCGGAGCCCGATGCGGGAGAGGGCTCGGTCTTGGTTGAAGCGGTGGCCGTCGGTGTTTGTGGAACAGACGTCGAGATCGTCGAGGGGAAATACGGCTGGGCGCCTCCGGGAAAGACGCGTCTGGTGCTGGGACATGAATCGCTCGGCCGCATCATTGATCCGGGTGCGAGCCGTTCACTCAAAAAGGGAGACCTGGTGGTCGGGGTTGTCCGCCGTCCGGACCCGGTTCCCTGCCCCAATTGTGCGGTGGGCGAATCGGACATGTGCCGCAACAGCCAGTACACCGAGCGAGGGATTAAAGAAATCGACGGATTTATGTCGGAACGATGGCGGATCGAGCCCGAATATGTCATGAAGATCGACCCCTCCCTGGGGATCCTCGGCGTGCTGATCGAGCCGACGACGGTGATCACGAAAGCGTTGGAGCAGGTTGTCACGATAGGGCAACGCAGTTTCTGGGAACCGAAGACCGCGCTGGTCACCGGCGCGGGTCCGAAAGGTCGGAGAGGGAGGCATCCTCTGCCTTGCCGGAGTCGGATCGGGCGGGATCGCGACCCGGGCCGTCGGCGATGTCGCGGCGGGGGCGGTCCTGAAGAACAATGTGATCGTCGGCAGCGTGAATGCGAACAAGCGCCACTGGTACAAAGCATCCAAAGCGCTGGCTCGCGCGGACCGGAAGTGGCTGAGCCGCCTGATTACACGCCGTGA
- a CDS encoding transporter produces the protein MVSDYFNAGTSKKNPFDLLDGSGRILSVPPGRPTSLRFLAWIGLAVLITFIATEGRAQELEPRAYANTPVGLNFLIVGDSYLTGSVLTDPSLPLKDAELRAQMPLIAYARSLDWWGKSGKVNAVLPYACASGSAEFNGEKVTRDVCGWADPRVKLSVNLYGAPALSLKEFPGYKQDLIVGAGLQIGLPLGQYDDDKLLNIGTHRWSIKPEVGLSKAIGPLTLELILGATFYTDNNSFLGDKQRKQDPLYSLQGHLIHGFRSGIWLALNATTYRGGRTTIDGVRSDDSQQNTRLGATFSLPVNRHNSIKLNASSGVMTRSGGDFKLIGAVWQYRWGGGL, from the coding sequence ATGGTCTCCGATTACTTTAACGCCGGAACATCGAAAAAGAATCCCTTCGATCTCTTGGACGGTTCGGGAAGGATCCTCTCCGTTCCGCCGGGGCGGCCGACGTCGCTCCGCTTCCTTGCCTGGATCGGCTTGGCGGTTCTAATTACATTCATCGCCACGGAGGGTCGCGCACAAGAGCTGGAGCCAAGAGCCTATGCAAACACACCGGTCGGTTTGAATTTCCTGATCGTGGGCGACAGCTACTTGACGGGAAGTGTTCTAACCGATCCTTCACTGCCGTTAAAAGACGCTGAACTCCGGGCGCAGATGCCGTTAATTGCGTACGCAAGATCGCTCGATTGGTGGGGCAAGTCGGGGAAAGTCAACGCAGTGTTGCCGTATGCCTGCGCCTCGGGATCGGCCGAGTTTAATGGGGAGAAGGTGACGCGAGATGTCTGTGGATGGGCCGATCCCAGGGTGAAGCTCTCGGTCAATCTTTACGGCGCCCCCGCGCTGTCGCTGAAGGAGTTCCCCGGCTACAAACAAGATTTGATCGTCGGAGCCGGCTTGCAGATCGGCCTTCCCCTCGGCCAGTACGATGACGACAAGCTCTTGAACATCGGGACCCACCGTTGGTCGATCAAGCCCGAAGTCGGCCTGTCGAAGGCGATCGGGCCGCTGACGCTGGAGCTGATCTTGGGAGCCACTTTTTACACCGACAACAACTCTTTTTTGGGAGACAAGCAACGAAAGCAAGATCCGCTTTATTCCCTTCAAGGGCACCTCATTCATGGTTTCCGCTCCGGAATATGGCTCGCATTGAACGCAACGACCTATCGAGGGGGACGGACCACGATCGACGGCGTTCGAAGCGACGATTCTCAGCAGAATACCCGCTTGGGGGCGACCTTTTCCCTGCCGGTCAACCGACACAACTCGATTAAGTTGAACGCCAGCAGCGGCGTCATGACCCGTAGCGGCGGCGACTTCAAGCTGATCGGCGCCGTCTGGCAATACCGGTGGGGAGGAGGACTCTAG